From Deltaproteobacteria bacterium, one genomic window encodes:
- the fusA gene encoding elongation factor G yields MDERLLKQRTYVLVGSGGTGKTSVAEMILHTAGVLPRMGKIEEGTTSLDYEPEEIKRRGSIQPAFAAYTWNKANHFLIDSPGDNNFIGDLAYLLTAADSAVLVVDAIDGVKPLTKKIWSEVGKAELPAMVFVNKMDRERADFAMAMDGLSSMLGIRTVPLFVPIGAESEFKGLVDVLGNKALMFGQEGKVTAAEVPLEMRDEIDGLREVAIENIAESDEELMEKYLEQGELSPDEIVTGLKKGTLARSIVPVCVGSAMENKGCTMLLDTVQDILPSALERDSWKDAEGRERPSDPDQPFAGFVFKTLADPFAGQLNVVRVLSGRASSDMSVLNVTRDTKEKFGQLLFLEGKKQNPCKEEVGPGAIIALAKLKNTKTGDCLCDEKNPFLLPSPAITSTIISYALAAAEKGDEDKVYAAVHKLLDEDITLQLSRNEETGDMLVSGMGQLHIELSVEKAKRRNKIDILLKTPKIPYRETIKGKAEVQGRHKKQTGGRGQFGDCWIRMEPNERGKGYEFLDEIVGGSIPRQFIPAVDKGIQEACQRGILAGYPLIDFKVHLFDGSFHSVDSSEMAFKVAGSLAFKKAAEACNPILLEPIVTVSVFVPDEFMGDVIGDLSSRRGRVLGSDSQGGVTEVRAHVPMAEVLQYAPDLRSMTGGQGTFTMEFDHYEECPPPVTEKIISDSKKEEN; encoded by the coding sequence ATGGATGAAAGACTGCTGAAACAACGTACCTATGTCCTGGTTGGAAGCGGGGGCACCGGAAAGACTTCCGTGGCCGAGATGATCCTGCACACTGCCGGGGTTTTGCCAAGAATGGGCAAGATCGAGGAAGGCACGACGTCCTTGGATTATGAGCCCGAGGAGATCAAGCGACGGGGGAGCATTCAGCCAGCCTTCGCGGCCTACACGTGGAACAAGGCCAACCATTTTTTGATCGACTCACCGGGGGACAACAATTTTATCGGTGATCTGGCCTATCTTCTGACTGCCGCCGACAGTGCCGTACTGGTGGTGGACGCAATAGACGGGGTCAAGCCCCTGACCAAGAAAATCTGGTCCGAGGTGGGCAAGGCCGAGCTTCCGGCCATGGTCTTCGTCAACAAGATGGACCGGGAGCGGGCCGATTTCGCCATGGCCATGGACGGGTTGAGTTCTATGCTAGGCATACGGACTGTTCCCCTTTTTGTGCCCATCGGGGCCGAAAGCGAGTTCAAGGGACTGGTGGATGTCCTCGGCAACAAGGCCCTCATGTTCGGCCAGGAAGGGAAAGTCACCGCGGCCGAAGTCCCCTTGGAAATGAGGGATGAGATCGACGGCCTGAGGGAGGTGGCCATCGAAAACATCGCGGAAAGTGATGAAGAATTGATGGAAAAATATCTCGAGCAGGGCGAACTCTCTCCGGACGAGATCGTTACCGGACTGAAGAAAGGAACCTTGGCCAGGAGCATCGTGCCGGTTTGCGTCGGGTCGGCCATGGAAAACAAGGGATGCACCATGCTTCTGGACACCGTCCAGGATATTCTGCCCTCGGCATTGGAACGGGATTCCTGGAAGGATGCCGAAGGTCGGGAGCGGCCGTCGGACCCGGACCAGCCTTTTGCCGGGTTCGTGTTCAAGACTCTGGCCGATCCCTTCGCCGGACAGCTGAACGTGGTCCGCGTCTTGTCCGGCAGAGCCTCCTCGGATATGTCCGTTCTGAACGTGACTAGGGACACCAAGGAGAAGTTTGGGCAGCTATTGTTTTTGGAGGGAAAGAAGCAGAATCCCTGCAAGGAGGAGGTCGGTCCGGGAGCCATCATCGCCCTGGCCAAGCTCAAGAACACCAAAACCGGGGACTGCCTCTGCGATGAGAAGAACCCGTTTCTTCTGCCCTCGCCCGCCATCACCTCGACCATCATTTCCTACGCACTGGCCGCGGCCGAAAAAGGCGACGAGGATAAGGTCTATGCAGCAGTGCACAAACTTCTGGACGAGGACATCACCCTCCAGCTGTCCAGGAACGAAGAGACCGGAGACATGCTCGTCTCGGGCATGGGTCAGCTGCACATTGAGCTTTCCGTGGAAAAGGCCAAGCGCCGGAACAAGATCGACATTTTGCTCAAGACTCCCAAGATCCCCTACCGGGAGACCATCAAGGGCAAGGCCGAGGTCCAGGGCCGTCACAAAAAGCAGACCGGTGGTCGCGGTCAGTTCGGGGATTGCTGGATCCGCATGGAGCCCAACGAGCGGGGCAAGGGATACGAGTTCCTGGACGAGATCGTGGGCGGGTCCATTCCCAGACAATTCATTCCGGCCGTGGACAAGGGAATCCAGGAGGCCTGTCAGAGGGGTATTCTGGCCGGATATCCCCTGATCGACTTCAAAGTTCATCTTTTCGATGGCAGCTTCCACAGCGTCGATTCTTCGGAAATGGCCTTCAAGGTGGCCGGATCGCTGGCTTTCAAGAAGGCGGCCGAAGCCTGCAATCCGATTCTTCTTGAGCCCATAGTCACCGTCTCAGTATTCGTGCCCGACGAGTTCATGGGGGATGTCATTGGGGATCTTTCCAGTCGTCGAGGCCGAGTTTTGGGGTCGGACTCTCAGGGAGGTGTCACCGAGGTTCGGGCTCACGTGCCCATGGCCGAGGTGCTCCAGTATGCGCCGGATTTGCGGTCCATGACCGGCGGCCAGGGCACCTTTACCATGGAGTTCGACCATTACGAGGAGTGTCCCCCGCCTGTGACCGAAAAGATCATCTCCGACAGCAAGAAGGAAGAGAATTGA
- a CDS encoding 1-acyl-sn-glycerol-3-phosphate acyltransferase: MPSKKFVTTGFYRTEKQTVPFPVQIWPTPFFYARVYGVVRRASALARAGRYKDPEWAASSGSIVDALESVGGTVSVDNLFAFRNAGGPCVVVANHMSTLETFLLAFFLCPFGPVTFVVKEALLDYPLFGPVMRSRDPIVVGRQNPRHDLQAVLEDGCDRLSQGISVIVFPQTTRSAVFDPARFNSIGVKLARKGSVPVVPLALKTDAWGTGRLIKDFGPIRPEIPTMFEFADPMPIKGPGKEEQARIVEFIATRLAVWLNAQS, translated from the coding sequence ATGCCGTCCAAAAAATTTGTGACCACCGGTTTCTACCGAACTGAAAAACAGACCGTCCCTTTTCCAGTCCAAATCTGGCCGACACCCTTTTTCTACGCGCGTGTGTACGGAGTTGTCCGGCGGGCCTCGGCCCTGGCCCGAGCCGGCCGCTACAAAGACCCGGAATGGGCGGCCTCCAGCGGCTCGATAGTCGACGCCCTGGAGTCCGTGGGCGGAACCGTGTCCGTCGACAACCTCTTCGCCTTCCGGAATGCCGGAGGCCCCTGCGTCGTCGTCGCCAACCACATGAGCACTCTGGAAACCTTCCTTCTGGCCTTTTTTCTCTGTCCCTTTGGACCGGTGACCTTTGTGGTCAAAGAGGCCCTGCTGGACTATCCCCTGTTCGGGCCGGTCATGAGAAGCCGCGATCCCATTGTCGTCGGACGACAAAATCCCCGCCATGACCTACAGGCCGTGCTGGAAGATGGCTGCGACCGTTTGTCCCAAGGCATTTCGGTCATCGTCTTTCCCCAAACCACCCGTTCGGCAGTGTTCGACCCGGCCAGATTCAACTCCATCGGAGTCAAACTGGCCCGAAAAGGATCGGTCCCGGTCGTGCCTCTGGCCCTCAAGACCGATGCCTGGGGAACAGGAAGACTGATCAAGGACTTCGGCCCCATCAGGCCCGAGATTCCGACCATGTTTGAATTTGCCGATCCCATGCCCATCAAGGGCCCCGGCAAGGAGGAACAGGCCCGTATCGTCGAATTCATCGCCACCCGCCTGGCCGTCTGGTTGAACGCTCAATCCTGA